A region of Procambarus clarkii isolate CNS0578487 chromosome 22, FALCON_Pclarkii_2.0, whole genome shotgun sequence DNA encodes the following proteins:
- the LOC123758433 gene encoding uncharacterized protein produces MLAAMWCWAARLLLVLLPMAPPLLRPDDHLILRYYAAVMRVVRPVFVHVLQLLTKKKNLKQVLFDLPGYSKKKYKADFERKQRQQLDDNVSSENYDITLLFTLLQKVGGLAEENDTKWSTQGTLENSLKKLKNHRNILAHEELSLTPEELQNIFSDIEELCREVLVLAGLRCRSLVIENVKVMEEGLSEVLTGGVDLWEPYKEALHNLQQEQCNILVREGKKEIKELAKNLRILNPFVWLMEDNFAHLDVNQIFTDLDIEGQGQVDTKDFFSNPLPTGKYPDVLITHGSPGIGKTSLTRYFIHDWLSVSSSINGIDEFDIVLPVELRHVTSKDAQALLCDEVLRNACHHLKSSDVIPTLREVSTLWLLDGYDEATKKTKGLVKEILKKFPNSKFMITTRTDCVNELQMLVSDLHRSQGVYQLRGLTPDKWISYSKKLFSVSVQNDIDNRRDSCRRFLQFMKEKEEDMWEIFSVPLFVVVLVVLWLEKPSDVTEATTVTRLYHILINHIINRMTRRLQLSTLSLSESQLRDKINSFLNLLGNIFWENSQRYKYVLFDYQIKEIEKLCEKSGLPFKECMSPFFLVIVKPSITGTQEEYHPLHRTVQEFLAARAFCDAMITQASDVLTIAAHWMVKHRQNFTKYFPNEKEVHGKDNNKRDFVMNKLCDGSDNVFDNYDFVGESIFSLNCLCPIYVSRLSAHFGDPGERERYFCCQYFTFCVSGITGSLIIPFICGILKFNNELTQKRAEQIIYVVICGQDKIRNYVLWLRLLDETYRDSVFLKELTSQISPYQWNPTPNELPEVGQLLQFVTPESLLVHLCELSECTDNNFIEGLRILSRFPIRISLDLGNGMNNVTKSSLTFTEKCLSLLLASGTSCRLIALSGSLNKQSLSMLCHARHLEDLYVRVDTLEDLQTLAQITNNLQNLTNLGVFINFVFSNINYKLLPTFNIKQHTGANLSFAQVPKEHLTDYGHYFYGELCLRPHKCSPPKVTSHKQIHRFVNVRRGGKMSYLCKPTLPALPYPVHLEGLKTNGIYEFFRTMWNLPSVHCHSRCSERCRDPVLCWGKCRHKSLALLQTKHQWFQCHRAIRYHQSCFKRLRSFYNILWMMTVETYKPGKLTYTKSYDPIIKVFCYNIQDQQLLNNEWIKLNIFSLKVCELLMYEHKICIQQHRKLLTHVREPSIPVSPVRFAFIDPFILDETTFRSMVHKLCPTPFMIDAINMSEYSRDTDMAYRVLHLCQSFPSIKRVAIHYCILMDQKWKFKTMKIIDKSAPYFIYDIFSSC; encoded by the coding sequence ATGTTGGCGGCAATGTGGTGTTGGGCGGCgaggctgctgctggtgctgttgccgaTGGCTCCACCTCTGCTGCGTCCTGATGACCATCTCATACTGCGTTACTACGCCGCCGTCATGAGAGTGGTGCGTCCAGTCTTTGTGCACGTCTTACAACTCTTAACTAAGAAGAAGAATCTCAAGCAGGTCCTCTTTGATCTTCCAGGATACTCGAAGAAAAAATACAAAGCAGACTTCGAGCGTAAACAGAGGCAGCAGCTGGACGACAATGTCTCAAGTGAGAACTATGACATAACGCTACTATTCACTTTGCTCCAGAAGGTAGGTGGTTTGGCAGAAGAAAACGATACCAAATGGTCGACGCAGGGAACATTGGAGAACAGCTTAAAAAaacttaaaaatcatcgaaatatcTTAGCTCATGAAGAATTATCATTAACGCCTGAGGAACTGCAGAACATTTTCTCCGACATTGAAGAGCTTTGCCGTGAGGTGCTTGTGTTAGCTGGCCTCAGATGCCGAAGCCTTGTGATTGAGAATGTTAAGGTTATGGAGGAGGGTCTGAGTGAGGTACTAACAGGAGGTGTTGACCTGTGGGAACCATACAAGGAGGCACTCCACAACCTGCAACAAGAGCAGTGCAACATCTTAGTAAGGGAAGGGAAGAAAGAGATCAAGGAGCTAGCTAAGAACCTTCGCATTCTTAACCCGTTTGTGTGGTTGATGGAAGATAACTTTGCTCACTTGGATGTGAACCAAATATTTACAGATTTAGATATTGAAGGTCAAGGGCAGGTAGACACCAAAGATTTTTTTAGCAATCCTCTTCCTACTGGGAAGTATCCAGATGTTCTGATAACTCACGGGTCACCTGGGATTGGGAAGACGAGTTTGACAAGATATTTTATCCATGATTGGCTTTCAGTTTCTTCTTCCATTAATGGGATTGATGAGTTTGACATAGTGTTGCCAGTAGAGTTAAGACATGTAACAAGTAAAGATGCCCAAGCGTTGCTCTGTGACGAAGTCCTTCGTAACGCTTGTCATCACCTGAAGTCCAGTGACGTCATCCCGACACTGAGGGAGGTGTCTACTCTCTGGTTGCTGGATGGTTATGACGAGGCTACTAAGAAAACAAAAGggctagttaaggaaatactaaagaaattcccTAATTCAAAATTCATGATTACCACTCGTACCGATTGTGTTAATGAACTTCAGATGTTAGTTAGTGATCTTCATCGTAGTCAAGGAGTGTACCAATTAAGAGGCTTGACTCCAGACAAGTGGATTTCTTATTCCAAAAAATTGTTTTCCGTGTCAGTTCAAAATGATATTGATAATCGCAGGGACTCTTGCAGGAGATTTTTACAGTTCAtgaaagagaaagaggaagataTGTGGGAGATCTTTAGTGTACCATTGTTTGTGGTTGTtcttgtggtgctgtggttggaGAAGCCTTCTGACGTCACCGAGGCTACCACAGTCACCAGACTCTACCACATCCTCATCAACCACATTATCAACAGGATGACCAGACGCCTCCAACTGTCAACTTTAAGTCTCAGTGAAAGCCAACTTCGAGACAAGATAAACAGTTTTCTTAATTTACTTGGTAATATATTCTGGGAAAACTCTCAAAGGTATAAATACGTCCTTTTTGATTATCAAATTAAAGAAATAGAGAAACTATGTGAGAAGTCTGGGCTGCCGTTCAAGGAATGCATGTCACCGTTCTTCCTGGTGATAGTGAAGCCATCAATCACCGGGACACAAGAAGAGTATCACCCTCTCCACAGGACGGTGCAAGAGTTCCTCGCTGCTCGAGCATTCTGCGACGCCATGATAACCCAGGCTTCTGACGTCCTCACCATCGCTGCTCACTGGATGGTTAAGCACAGGCAAAATTTTACTAAATATTTTCCCAATGAAAAAGAAGTTCATGGAAAAGATAATAATAAGAGAGATTTTGTTATGAATAAGCTCTGTGATGGAAGCGATAATGTGTTTGATAATTATGACTTTGTGGGAGAAAGTATATTTTCTTTAAATTGCCTTTGTCCTATATATGTATCGAGGCTAAGTGCACATTTTGGTGAtcctggtgagagagagagatatttttGTTGCCAATATTTCACATTTTGTGTATCAGGAATAACAGGAAGCTTGATCATACCATTTATTTGTGGCATCCTCAAATTTAATAATGAATTAACTCAAAAAAGGGCAGAACAAATAATTTATGTTGTTATATGTGGTCAAGATAAGATTAGAAACTATGTTCTTTGGTTACGTCTTTTGGATGAAACTTATAGAGACTCTGTGTTCCTCAAGGAgttaacatcccaaatatctccttaTCAATGGAATCCCACACCAAACGAGCTGCCAGAGGTAGGACAACTTTTACAGTTCGTAACCCCGGAGTCGCTGCTCGTTCATCTTTGTGAATTATCTGAATGCACCGATAATAATTTCATTGAAGGACTTCGTATACTTTCCAGATTTCCAATTAGAATCTCCCTTGATTTAGGAAATGGGATGAACAACGTTACAAAAAGTTCCCTCACATTTACTGAGAAGTGCTTGTCACTCCTGCTGGCATCAGGGACCTCGTGTCGACTAATTGCTCTCAGTGGTTCCCTCAACAAGCAAAGTTTAAGTATGCTGTGCCATGCTCGACACCTTGAAGATCTGTATGTAAGAGTCGATACTCTGGAAGATTTGCAAACTTTAGCTCAAATTACAAACAATTTACAAAACCTTACGAACCTGGGTGTCTTCATAAATTTTGTTTTCTCAAATATTAATTACAAATTACTCCCAACATTTAACATTAAACAACATACAGGAGCAAATCTTAGTTTTGCACAAGTTCCCAAAGAACATCTTACGGACTATGGTCATTATTTCTATGGTGAGTTATGTTTGAGGCCTCACAAATGCTCCCCACCCAAGGTTACAAGCCATAAACAAATACACAGATTTGTTAATGTCCGCAGAGGAGGAAAAATGAGTTACTTGTGCAAACCTACATTACCAGCTCTTCCTTATCCCGTCCACCTTGAGGGACTGAAAACAAATGGGATTTATGAGTTCTTTCGAACGATGTGGAACTTGCCGTCTGTACATTGTCATTCTCGATGTAGTGAACGATGCAGGGATCCAGTCCTGTGTTGGGGTAAGTGCAGGCACAAATCCCTCGCGCTACTGCAAACGAAACACCAGTGGTTCCAATGCCACAGAGCAATTAGATATCATCAGTCATGCTTTAAGAGGTTAAGATCGTTTTACAACATTTTGTGGATGATGACTGTTGAAACCTATAAGCCAGGCAAGCTAACATACACAAAATCATATGATCCAATCATCAAAGTGTTCTGTTATAATATTCAGGATCAGCAATTATTGAACAATGAGTGGATTAAGTTAAATATTTTCTCGCTTAAAGTGTGTGAACTTCTGATGTATGAACACAAGATTTGTATCCAACAGCATCGCAAACTTCTGACACACGTGAGAGAACCTTCAATTCCTGTCTCCCCAGTTCGATTTGCATTCATTGATCCATTCATCTTAGACGAAACAACATTCAGATCTATGGTGCATAAACTCTGTCCAACTCCCTTTATGATTGATGCAATAAACATGTCAGAGTATTCGAGAGATACAGACATGGCTTATCGTGTATTACATCTTTGTCAATCATTCCCAAGTATTAAAAGAGTAGCAATTCATTATTGTATTCTTATGGATCAAAAATGGAAATTTAAAACTATGAAAATAATTGATAAAAGTGCACCATATTTTATATATGATATTTTTAGTTCTTGCTAA